A region from the Streptosporangiales bacterium genome encodes:
- the sdhC gene encoding succinate dehydrogenase, cytochrome b556 subunit — protein MTLPQGLFLAGFTVVTLAVIAFAGVVLVSARRVDGGSFPTWALLGRIARSREERAEVARWAFYAHRISGFGIFAFLCLHVVDVSLYAFSPPLYDSVHVLYGSAPMRVFECALLLAICFHTLNGLRLLAVDLADLGIAASVRLLGAVTVVTVVLGVAGSIVIMRPVLS, from the coding sequence ATGACACTGCCTCAGGGACTGTTCCTCGCCGGGTTCACCGTGGTCACGCTCGCGGTGATCGCGTTCGCCGGTGTCGTGCTGGTGTCGGCGCGGCGGGTCGACGGCGGGTCGTTCCCGACCTGGGCGCTGCTCGGCCGCATCGCCCGGTCGCGCGAGGAGCGCGCGGAGGTCGCGCGGTGGGCGTTCTACGCGCACCGCATCAGCGGTTTCGGCATCTTCGCCTTCCTCTGCCTGCACGTCGTCGACGTGAGCCTCTATGCGTTCTCTCCTCCGCTGTACGACAGCGTCCACGTGCTGTACGGCTCGGCGCCGATGCGCGTGTTCGAGTGCGCGCTGCTGCTCGCCATCTGCTTCCACACGCTCAACGGCCTGCGGCTGCTGGCGGTGGACCTCGCCGACCTGGGTATCGCCGCGTCGGTGCGGCTGCTCGGCGCGGTCACCGTCGTCACGGTCGTGCTCGGCGTCGCGGGCAGCATCGTCATCATGCGGCCGGTGCTCTCGTGA